The proteins below come from a single Corylus avellana chromosome ca3, CavTom2PMs-1.0 genomic window:
- the LOC132173960 gene encoding probable protein S-acyltransferase 14 isoform X1, with the protein MAWNVFKFCSALRALGSVMIVLVLAVAGLSYYTMVITNYGPALFHGGLLNSLIAFAVLLLFHSLLVMLLWSYFSVVVTNPGSVPPNWRPVTDEEKGDMDPLMASEYSGPGLGLNQSTMDTSNPRVRFCRKCKQFKPPRCHHCSVCGRCILKMDHHCVWVVNCVGALNYKYFFLFLFYTFLETTLVTLSLLPYFVTFFTDGEIHGTAGSLAATFITFILNLSFALSVLGFLIMHISLVAANTTTIEAYEKKNTPQWRYDLGWKKNLEQVFGMDKKYWLIPAYSHEDWRLMPALQGLEYPIRPDFNVLQQL; encoded by the exons ATGGCGTGGAACGTGTTCAAGTTCTGTTCGGCCCTGCGTGCGCTCGGGTCCGTCATGATCGTCCTGGTCCTCGCCGTAGCCGGCCTCTCCTATTACACCATGGTCATAACCAATTACGGCCCAGCTCTCTTCCATGGTGGCCTTCTGAATTCCCTCATCGCTTTCGCTGTCTTGCTCTTGTTCCATTCCTTG ttggTGATGCTATTATGGAGCTACTTTTCTGTTGTTGTTACAAACCCGGGCAGTGTTCCTCCGAATTGGAGGCCTGTAACAGACGAGGAGAAAGGAGACATGGATCCATTGATGGCCTCAGAATATAGTGGCCCAGGTTTAGGCTTGAACCAGTCAACTATGGACACTTCAAATCCAAGAGTACGGTTCTGTCGAAAGTGCAAGCAATTTAAACCACCTCGTTGCCATCACTGTTCTGTTT GTGGGAGGTGCATATTGAAAATGGACCATCATTGTGTTTGGGTTGTTAATTGTGTTGGGGCGTTGAACTACAAgtacttctttcttttcttg TTTTACACGTTTCTTGAGACAACTCTTGTCACCTTATCATTATTGCCATATTTTGTCACATTTTTCACTGATGGTGAGATACATGGAACAGCAGGCAGCCTTGCAGCCACTTTTATCACATTCA TTTTGAACTTATCATTTGCACTGAGTGTTCTGGGCTTCCTGATTATGCACATATCATTGGTGGCAGCAAATACCACCACAATTGAG gcATATGAGAAGAAAAACACTCCTCAATGGCGCTATGACCTAGGATGGAAAAAAAACCTTGAACAG GTGTTTGGGATGGATAAGAAGTACTGGTTAATCCCTGCATATTCACACGAGGATTGGAGATTGATGCCGGCACTTCAGGGTCTTGAATATCCAATAAGGCCCGACTTTAATGTGCTCCAGCAATTATAA
- the LOC132173960 gene encoding probable protein S-acyltransferase 14 isoform X2 — protein MAWNVFKFCSALRALGSVMIVLVLAVAGLSYYTMVITNYGPALFHGGLLNSLIAFAVLLLFHSLLVMLLWSYFSVVVTNPGSVPPNWRPVTDEEKGDMDPLMASEYSGPGLGLNQSTMDTSNPRVRFCRKCKQFKPPRCHHCSVSGSLAATFITFILNLSFALSVLGFLIMHISLVAANTTTIEAYEKKNTPQWRYDLGWKKNLEQVFGMDKKYWLIPAYSHEDWRLMPALQGLEYPIRPDFNVLQQL, from the exons ATGGCGTGGAACGTGTTCAAGTTCTGTTCGGCCCTGCGTGCGCTCGGGTCCGTCATGATCGTCCTGGTCCTCGCCGTAGCCGGCCTCTCCTATTACACCATGGTCATAACCAATTACGGCCCAGCTCTCTTCCATGGTGGCCTTCTGAATTCCCTCATCGCTTTCGCTGTCTTGCTCTTGTTCCATTCCTTG ttggTGATGCTATTATGGAGCTACTTTTCTGTTGTTGTTACAAACCCGGGCAGTGTTCCTCCGAATTGGAGGCCTGTAACAGACGAGGAGAAAGGAGACATGGATCCATTGATGGCCTCAGAATATAGTGGCCCAGGTTTAGGCTTGAACCAGTCAACTATGGACACTTCAAATCCAAGAGTACGGTTCTGTCGAAAGTGCAAGCAATTTAAACCACCTCGTTGCCATCACTGTTCTGTTT CAGGCAGCCTTGCAGCCACTTTTATCACATTCA TTTTGAACTTATCATTTGCACTGAGTGTTCTGGGCTTCCTGATTATGCACATATCATTGGTGGCAGCAAATACCACCACAATTGAG gcATATGAGAAGAAAAACACTCCTCAATGGCGCTATGACCTAGGATGGAAAAAAAACCTTGAACAG GTGTTTGGGATGGATAAGAAGTACTGGTTAATCCCTGCATATTCACACGAGGATTGGAGATTGATGCCGGCACTTCAGGGTCTTGAATATCCAATAAGGCCCGACTTTAATGTGCTCCAGCAATTATAA
- the LOC132174958 gene encoding IRK-interacting protein gives MAPSSSTSPSSSSSKSPPPPHYQSPQFTPIQECEREEHDEDEKHHPTPLHQDQRSAGKPNGRKISESDSGGASAGEDGSVSCNKCRPHAREKISVVPVDNNGVNKHSNSSIASPNGIFKSIFSSLTRKSPRSSADALTTAREEQWKIAVAELSHKLIQATRKRDEAVLEASRLKHTMAELEKKLNKLEIYCHNLKSGLEECSFRKVNHHGANDKVVEHFLVSVSEARSSVRLLSRSLAMQLRQMGGKVYERISALLQPYDIKVSHSKNPRSLLLHLEAILNKAFYEDFESVGFQKNAANQILNPIDRCEANFESFNLLQSLTWEEVLSKGTRHFSEEFSRFCDRKMSEIVAMLGWNRAWPEPLLQAFFGASKSVWLVHLLATSVHPSLPILRVDKGVGFDGVYMEDMAGDNVKKLVPSVVRIMAAPGFYVYGSVVKCKVLCRYYNNNNNDNNL, from the exons ATGGCTCCTTCGTCCTCAACTTcaccttcctcttcttcctccaaatctcctcctcctccccacTACCAATCCCCGCAGTTCACCCCT ATTCAAGAATGCGAAAGAGAAGAGCATGACGAAGATGAAAAGCACCACCCAACGCCGCTCCACCAGGATCAGAGAAGCGCCGGAAAACCCAATGGCAGGAAGATTTCGGAGTCCGATTCCGGCGGTGCGTCGGCCGGAGAGGACGGTTCGGTCTCGTGCAACAAGTGCCGGCCGCACGCGCGGGAGAAGATCTCGGTTGTTCCAGTCGACAACAATGGCGTCAACAAGCACTCTAACTCGTCGATTGCGAGTCCCAACGGAATATTCAAGTCGATATTTTCGTCGCTAACTCGGAAGAGTCCGAGGTCGTCGGCGGATGCGTTGACGACGGCGAGAGAGGAGCAGTGGAAGATTGCGGTGGCGGAGCTCTCGCACAAGCTGATTCAGGCGACGAGAAAGAGAGACGAGGCTGTTCTCGAAGCTTCGAGGCTCAAGCACACCATGGCTGAGCTTGAGAAGAAGCTCAACAAGCTGGAAATCTATTGCCATAACTTGAAATCCGGCCTCGAAGAATGCAGTTTTCGGAAAGTCAACCATCACGGCGCTAACGACAAAGTCGTTGAGCATTTTCTGGTGTCGGTATCGGAGGCTCGGTCGTCGGTCCGGCTTCTAAGCCGGTCGCTCGCTATGCAACTCCGGCAAATGGGAGGAAAAGTATACGAAAGAATTTCTGCTCTTCTCCAACCTTATGATATCAAAGTTTCGCACTCAAAGAACCCAAGAAGCTTGCTTTTACACCTTGAAGCTATTCTGAACAAAGCTTTCTATGAAGACTTTGAATCAGTTGGGTTTCAAAAGAACGCCGCGAATCAAATCCTGAACCCCATTGATCGGTGCGAGGCGAACTTTGAATCCTTCAACTTGCTCCAGAGTTTGACATGGGAGGAGGTCTTGAGCAAGGGAACAAGGCATTTCAGCGAAGAGTTCAGTAG GTTTTGCGACAGGAAAATGAGTGAAATTGTGGCGATGTTGGGGTGGAACAGGGCGTGGCCAGAGCCGCTCTTGCAGGCTTTCTTTGGTGCGTCGAAGAGTGTGTGGCTGGTGCACCTTTTGGCCACGTCAGTGCACCCGAGCTTGCCTATACTTCGGGTGGACAAAGGGGTGGGATTCGATGGGGTTTACATGGAGGACATGGCTGGAGATAATGTGAAGAAGTTGGTTCCTTCGGTGGTTCGGATCATGGCTGCACCTGGGTTCTATGTGTATGGTAGCGTGGTCAAGTGCAAGGTGCTATGCAGgtactacaacaacaacaacaatgatAACAATCTGTAA